From the Diospyros lotus cultivar Yz01 chromosome 13, ASM1463336v1, whole genome shotgun sequence genome, one window contains:
- the LOC127787844 gene encoding F-box/kelch-repeat protein SKIP11-like, whose amino-acid sequence MLEDLSFVVSRGCLRNCEQENSWTCMNSWLENGKRPLEIDGVEEGARKSSKQSDARERVDSSLLLRDVSMSPADQSGNQRQAGDNSDSDPLIHGIGRDNSISCLIQCSRADYGSIASLNRSFRSLIRSGELYKMRRNNGVIEHWVYISCNLLEWEAFDPNRRRWMRLPMMHSNECFVFSDKESLAVGTELLVFGKDLMSNVLYKYSLLTNTWSSGMKMNAPRYLFGSASLGEIAIVAGGCDNQGNVLSSAQLYNSETGNWVTLPSMHKPRKMCSGVFMDGKFYVIGGVGGSDLKLLTCGEEYNLETGSWTEISNMSPVRSGTVGENEIPATSEAPPLVAVVDNELYAADHARMEVRKYDKERRVWVTVGRLPERAASMNGWGLAFRACGRQLICIGGPRSAGEGFIEVNSWVPSEGPPEWKLLDRKQSASFVYNCAVMGC is encoded by the coding sequence ATGTTGGAGGACCTATCCTTTGTGGTTTCAAGGGGTTGTCTGAGAAATTGTGAACAAGAAAACAGCTGGACTTGCATGAATAGCTGGCTAGAGAATGGCAAGAGACCCTTAGAAATTGATGGGGTGGAAGAAGGTGCAAGGAAGTCATCTAAGCAATCAGATGCTCGTGAGAGAGTTGATTCAAGTCTGCTGTTGCGTGATGTTTCTATGTCCCCAGCGGACCAATCAGGTAACCAGCGTCAAGCTGGGGATAATTCGGATTCAGATCCCCTTATCCATGGCATTGGCAGAGACAACTCAATAAGCTGTCTCATTCAGTGCTCAAGGGCTGATTATGGCTCTATTGCATCCTTGAACAGGAGCTTCCGCTCTCTAATACGGAGCGGCGAGCTCTACAAAATGCGGCGTAACAATGGCGTGATTGAACACTGGGTTTATATTTCATGCAACCTCCTAGAGTGGGAAGCTTTTGATCCAAATCGTAGGCGGTGGATGCGTTTGCCAATGATGCATTCCAATGAATGCTTCGTTTTCTCAGACAAGGAGTCTCTGGCTGTTGGGACTGAGCTTCTTGTATTTGGAAAGGATTTGATGTCTAACGTCCTTTATAAATATAGtttattaacaaacacatggtCATCTGGAATGAAGATGAATGCTCCAAGATATTTGTTTGGGTCTGCCAGCCTTGGGGAGATTGCTATTGTAGCAGGTGGTTGTGATAATCAGGGAAATGTTTTAAGCTCAGCTCAGCTCTACAATTCTGAGACTGGAAACTGGGTTACACTCCCAAGCATGCATAAGCCACGCAAGATGTGTTCTGGGGTTTTCATGGATGGAAAGTTTTATGTTATTGGGGGAGTTGGAGGAAGTGATTTAAAACTTCTTACATGTGGAGAGGAATATAATTTGGAAACAGGATCCTGGACTGAAATAAGTAATATGTCCCCTGTGCGGAGTGGCACAGTTGGGGAAAATGAAATACCAGCTACATCTGAGGCACCACCTCTGGTTGCTGTTGTAGATAATGAATTGTATGCAGCTGATCATGCAAGGATGGAGGTCAGAAAATATGACAAGGAGAGGAGAGTGTGGGTTACCGTAGGCAGATTGCCAGAAAGGGCTGCCTCCATGAATGGTTGGGGCTTGGCATTCAGGGCATGTGGACGCCAGCTTATTTGTATCGGTGGACCAAGGTCTGCGGGTGAGGGATTTATAGAAGTCAATTCATGGGTTCCAAGTGAAGGCCCCCCAGAGTGGAAGTTGCTTGACCGGAAGCAATCCGCTAGCTTTGTCTATAACTGTGCAGTGATGGGTTGCTGA